The Tamandua tetradactyla isolate mTamTet1 chromosome 18, mTamTet1.pri, whole genome shotgun sequence genome contains a region encoding:
- the LOC143662231 gene encoding CDGSH iron-sulfur domain-containing protein 1, translating to MSLTSNSSIRVEWIAAVTIAAGTAAIGYLAYKRFYVKDHRNKAMVNLHIQKDNPKVVHAFDMEDLGDKAVYCRCWRSKKFPLCDGSHTKHNEETGDNVGPLIIKKKET from the coding sequence ATGAGTCTGACCTCCAATTCCAGCATACGAGTTGAATGGATTGCAGCAGTTACAATTGCTGCTGGAACAGCTGCAATTGGTTATCTAGCCTACAAAAGATTTTATGTTAAAGATCATCGCAACAAAGCTATGGTAAACCTTCACATCCAGAAAGACAACCCGAAGGTAGTACATGCTTTTGACATGGAGGATTTGGGAGATAAAGCTGTGTACTGTCGTTGTTGGAGGTCCAAAAAGTTCCCACTCTGTGATGGTTCTCACACAAAGCACAATGAGGAGACTGGAGACAACGTGGGACCTCTGatcattaagaaaaaagaaacttaa